From Veillonella dispar, one genomic window encodes:
- a CDS encoding Sau3AI family type II restriction endonuclease, whose protein sequence is MSTDKIYNSIEEVLDIAESAEGKTVGEFDINNRLDSRGNKGGIGQVLEEGLFKMAVNSRAEADFVDLGLELKVTAIKENKKNDFSAKERLVLNIINYEEDYKDSFEESSFWQKNKNLLIIFYLYKDELDKKDFPIIKSVLHNFDPVDLEIIKQDWQTIIDKIKAGEAHNISEGDTMYLAACTKGANAKSIRKQPFSNILAKQRAFSLKSSYMSAFARRVIDRQLIPSLFNVNELKSKTTLQLLQERFAPYIGKRVSEIAKLVDIPVTKNKAFNANLISAVLGVKGTKLESLREFSKANIKFKTIRLEPTGIPKEHISFEQIDFHRWVNDAWENSQLYEKFEYTKYLFVVFQYDETEKENKNREPYLKGIMLWNMPEVVIEHELKDLWKTTKSILETGVELKFVRNGVSNNLPGASFNGICHIRPKARDGKDQVELPDGQRITKQCYWLNREYIAEIVKELS, encoded by the coding sequence ATGAGCACGGATAAGATTTATAACTCCATTGAAGAAGTATTAGATATAGCCGAATCTGCAGAGGGTAAAACTGTTGGTGAGTTTGATATAAATAATCGCCTGGATAGTAGGGGAAACAAGGGCGGTATAGGTCAGGTTTTAGAAGAAGGCTTATTTAAAATGGCCGTTAATAGCAGAGCAGAAGCAGACTTTGTTGATTTGGGTTTGGAGCTAAAAGTTACTGCTATAAAAGAAAATAAAAAGAATGACTTCTCTGCAAAAGAACGGTTAGTTTTAAATATTATTAACTATGAAGAGGATTATAAAGACTCTTTTGAAGAATCATCATTTTGGCAAAAAAATAAGAATTTACTAATTATTTTCTACTTATATAAAGATGAATTAGATAAAAAGGATTTTCCTATCATAAAGTCGGTCTTACATAATTTTGATCCTGTGGATTTAGAAATTATAAAACAGGATTGGCAAACTATTATAGATAAGATTAAAGCTGGTGAGGCCCATAATATTTCGGAAGGCGATACGATGTATTTGGCTGCCTGTACTAAAGGGGCTAATGCTAAGTCCATAAGAAAACAACCATTTTCTAATATACTAGCTAAACAACGTGCATTTTCTCTTAAAAGTTCTTACATGTCTGCCTTTGCTCGCCGTGTTATTGATAGACAATTAATACCATCACTATTTAATGTTAATGAACTTAAAAGTAAGACTACATTACAATTATTACAAGAACGATTCGCTCCATATATTGGTAAACGAGTATCTGAAATTGCAAAACTCGTAGATATTCCAGTAACTAAAAATAAGGCTTTTAATGCCAATCTTATTAGTGCGGTTTTGGGTGTAAAAGGGACCAAGTTAGAATCACTTAGAGAATTTAGTAAAGCAAATATTAAGTTTAAAACCATACGGCTTGAGCCTACTGGAATTCCAAAGGAACACATATCCTTTGAACAAATAGACTTTCATCGTTGGGTTAACGATGCATGGGAAAACTCTCAGCTTTATGAAAAATTTGAGTATACAAAATATCTATTTGTAGTATTTCAATATGATGAGACTGAGAAGGAAAATAAAAATAGAGAACCTTACTTAAAAGGTATTATGCTTTGGAATATGCCAGAAGTTGTCATTGAACATGAATTAAAAGACCTTTGGAAAACTACAAAATCAATTTTAGAAACTGGCGTTGAACTTAAGTTTGTACGTAATGGCGTATCAAATAACTTGCCAGGTGCTAGCTTTAATGGGATTTGTCATATTCGACCTAAGGCTAGAGATGGAAAGGATCAAGTAGAATTACCAGATGGACAACGTATAACAAAACAATGCTATTGGTTAAATAGAGAGTATATAGCAGAAATAGTAAAAGAGTTAAGTTGA